The following coding sequences are from one Verrucomicrobiia bacterium window:
- a CDS encoding circularly permuted type 2 ATP-grasp protein, protein MKLSFGQYQLDGFFDEMFSAPHRVRPHYRRLQERFQKLTNEDMEQRRQMADLSFLNQGITFTVYSDNQGTERIFPFDLVPRIIPGKEWERIELGLVQRITALNLFLHDIYHGQMILKDGVIPRHFVENAKHFRPELMGFDVPRNIYIHICGTDLVRDDSGQYLVLEDNGRCPSGVSYVLENRQTLKRVFPNLFETYSVRPVEQYTEELLKLLQYIAPHGKPNPTVAVLTPGIYNSAYFEHSFLARQMGVEIVEGRDLVVRDNHVFMRTTKGLQAVDVIYRRIDDDFLDPQVFRRDSMLGVPGIVGAYRAGNVSLANAIGTGVADDKVMYYFVPRMIKYYLDQDPILPNVPTYLASEPEDMKYIMDNLPKLVVKAANEAGGYGMMVGPHSDTKTIEKFRKLVKADPRNYIAQPTLGLSRSPCWVDGNFEGRHIDLRPYVLYGEKVSIIPGGLTRVALKKGSLVVNSSQGGGSKDTWVLDGDE, encoded by the coding sequence ATGAAGCTTTCCTTTGGCCAATACCAGCTCGACGGGTTCTTCGATGAAATGTTCTCCGCGCCGCATCGCGTGCGCCCGCATTACCGCCGGTTGCAGGAGCGGTTCCAGAAGCTCACCAACGAGGATATGGAGCAGCGCCGCCAGATGGCCGATCTCTCCTTCCTGAACCAAGGCATCACCTTCACCGTTTACAGTGACAATCAGGGCACGGAGCGCATCTTCCCCTTCGATCTCGTGCCGCGCATCATCCCGGGCAAGGAATGGGAACGCATCGAGCTGGGCCTCGTGCAACGCATCACCGCGCTGAACCTGTTCCTGCATGATATCTATCACGGCCAGATGATCCTGAAGGATGGCGTGATCCCGCGGCATTTCGTGGAGAACGCGAAGCACTTCCGCCCAGAGCTGATGGGCTTCGATGTGCCGCGCAATATCTACATCCACATCTGCGGTACGGACTTGGTGCGTGATGATTCCGGCCAATACCTGGTGCTGGAAGATAACGGCCGTTGCCCGAGCGGTGTCTCCTACGTCTTGGAGAATCGCCAGACGCTCAAGCGCGTGTTCCCGAATCTTTTCGAGACGTACAGCGTGCGACCCGTGGAGCAATACACGGAAGAGTTGCTCAAGCTGCTGCAATACATCGCGCCGCACGGGAAGCCGAATCCCACGGTGGCCGTGCTCACACCAGGTATCTACAACAGCGCGTATTTCGAGCACTCATTCCTCGCGCGGCAGATGGGCGTGGAAATCGTGGAAGGCCGCGACCTCGTCGTTCGCGATAATCACGTCTTCATGCGCACGACGAAAGGTCTGCAAGCGGTGGATGTGATCTATCGCCGTATTGATGATGATTTCCTCGATCCACAAGTGTTCCGTCGCGATTCCATGCTGGGTGTGCCGGGCATCGTGGGAGCTTATCGTGCGGGCAATGTTTCGTTGGCGAATGCCATCGGCACGGGCGTGGCGGATGACAAGGTGATGTATTACTTCGTGCCGCGCATGATCAAGTATTACCTCGACCAAGATCCGATCCTGCCGAACGTGCCGACGTATCTCGCGAGCGAACCGGAGGACATGAAGTACATCATGGATAATCTCCCGAAGCTCGTGGTGAAGGCCGCGAATGAAGCGGGCGGTTACGGCATGATGGTGGGTCCGCATTCTGATACGAAGACGATCGAGAAATTCCGCAAGCTGGTGAAGGCCGATCCGCGCAATTACATCGCGCAGCCGACACTCGGCCTCTCGCGCAGCCCATGCTGGGTGGATGGAAACTTCGAGGGCCGTCACATCGATCTGCGTCCGTATGTGCTCTACGGTGAGAAGGTGAGCATCATCCCGGGCGGATTGACGCGCGTGGCGTTGAAGAAGGGTTCGCTGGTGGTGAACTCTTCACAGGGCGGCGGTAGCAAAGACACGTGGGTGCTGGATGGAGACGAGTAG
- a CDS encoding type II secretion system protein: MKRSYPLPVLTEPRFKAAFTLIELLVVIAIIAILAGMLLPALAKAKQRAIANNCLTNLKQQGVGMMMYSGDNKQKLPYGTLQSVAAAAAQHYSWDDLIMGYLGAPYTIGDGQTNWRIAWDKQASPPVSKPILKQFVCPADKIDWPGNLQDPTTQRYGGNKRSYSMPSHSMDHNHGGRGNHWPPNPYSNSGIGLWWTSGEQHASAWNTADGDRASTTGDPRLYARRQAAIYDQLIQDKTATMMLTEKLTIDNLLGNTGHSIIDWPRQPTADGGHLQYSQGYADGTHHGNGMFNYLYLDGHAEIKDKTATLGNTNINTALSTGEWTINPKD, encoded by the coding sequence ATGAAAAGATCATATCCTTTACCTGTGTTGACCGAGCCTCGCTTTAAAGCGGCTTTCACATTGATTGAACTGTTGGTGGTCATTGCCATTATCGCCATTCTGGCCGGCATGCTTTTGCCTGCCTTGGCCAAGGCCAAGCAACGCGCGATTGCCAACAATTGTCTGACCAACCTGAAACAACAGGGCGTGGGCATGATGATGTACTCGGGTGACAACAAGCAAAAGCTTCCCTACGGCACGCTGCAATCGGTAGCTGCGGCTGCCGCTCAACACTACTCATGGGATGATCTGATCATGGGGTATTTGGGTGCTCCCTATACCATTGGCGATGGACAAACCAATTGGCGAATAGCTTGGGATAAACAGGCCTCACCGCCGGTTTCAAAACCTATTCTCAAACAGTTTGTATGTCCGGCCGATAAAATCGACTGGCCCGGTAATTTGCAAGATCCGACCACCCAGCGCTATGGCGGAAATAAACGAAGCTATTCTATGCCATCTCATAGCATGGACCACAATCATGGTGGTCGTGGAAATCACTGGCCGCCAAATCCCTACAGCAACTCTGGCATTGGTCTTTGGTGGACTTCCGGCGAACAGCACGCCAGTGCTTGGAACACGGCGGACGGCGACCGGGCCTCAACAACTGGCGATCCGAGACTCTATGCCCGCCGTCAAGCCGCCATCTATGACCAATTAATCCAGGACAAGACCGCAACGATGATGCTCACGGAAAAATTGACCATCGATAACCTGTTGGGAAACACCGGTCACTCTATCATCGATTGGCCACGTCAACCCACAGCCGATGGTGGTCATCTCCAATACTCTCAGGGCTACGCAGATGGTACTCATCATGGCAACGGAATGTTCAACTACCTGTACCTGGATGGTCACGCTGAGATCAAAGACAAGACAGCCACATTGGGGAACACAAATATCAATACAGCATTGAGCACGGGAGAATGGACAATCAATCCGAAGGATTGA
- a CDS encoding VanZ family protein, with the protein MTLIFLVSTGAGSAKNTSRIIGPLLRWFFGNISDETVWGIQFYIRKTGHAVGYAILAILCWRALGPQPVRWIREHWHTRTAFIAWLIASLYAITDEVHQSFIPSRQGSAWDVLLDSFGAWLGMMLVRAICLRKQKSS; encoded by the coding sequence ATGACCCTGATTTTCCTCGTCTCCACGGGTGCTGGGTCTGCGAAGAACACTTCCCGTATCATCGGCCCGCTGTTGCGCTGGTTTTTCGGCAACATAAGTGATGAGACGGTGTGGGGCATACAATTTTATATCCGCAAGACTGGGCACGCCGTGGGCTACGCCATCCTGGCCATCCTCTGTTGGCGGGCATTGGGACCGCAGCCAGTCCGCTGGATACGGGAACACTGGCACACGCGCACCGCATTCATCGCGTGGCTGATCGCCAGCCTCTATGCCATCACGGATGAAGTCCACCAATCCTTCATCCCTTCGCGCCAAGGTTCCGCGTGGGATGTGTTGCTGGATTCCTTTGGCGCATGGCTGGGAATGATGCTGGTGCGGGCGATCTGCCTGCGCAAGCAGAAGAGTTCCTAG
- a CDS encoding PVC-type heme-binding CxxCH protein: protein MKLTKTFAALLAVGAALLIGASAVSAQSFELKDGDRVVFLGDTFIEREQHYGWIELMLTTRFPDRNVTFRNIGWSADTPVGDSRFGLSLLQAGLEPADEGWRLLQKQIEETKPTVVFLGYGMANSFDGEAGLAKFKTDYNQLLDTIQKLSPGARFVFLGPISHEQLSAPWPNAAAHNAQIKAYSAAIAEIAKTKQAPFVALDSLKAAKASERLTEDGIILTKDGYLSAAQAIEKSLLGSNGTWTSNKAAEPLRQVILRKNEWYFHRSRPANMAYIFGFRKKEQGRNAVEIPQFDPLIETEEKKIAALRKLTIPNPPADLQAAKPREGAAAAKFTPQPHPQFTLADNVEVTLWAENPQMHKPIQMNFDSQGRLWVVSSEVYPQIEPGQAATDKVIVLEDTNKDGKADKSTVFADGLLIPTGLEPGDGGVYVAQSTELLHFKDTDGDGKSDQKRIVLSSFGTEDTHHNLHTLHWGHDGRLYMSQSIYTRSDVETPHGVVRLKSGGVFQLDTRNLHMDVLFRGWVNTWGHQFDAYGQSFLTDGAGGQGINYGVPDAMYFTYARARRILGSVSPGNYPKFAGLEVVHSEHFPADWQGNMITCDFRAHRIVRFSISDQGAGYVTKEMPDVMRTTADSFRPIDVKMGPDGAIYIADWSNPIIQHGEVDFRDPRRDRSHGRIWRVSYKGSKPLKLPNLAKASNTELFEQTLSPNNFNQEQARRVLAERGADKVTKDLTAWTKKQKDEKALLQALWLHQTFNLTNRDLLEKMLAAKDGRIRAAATRVLVEWVELKQSGGDTAKDLALIEKLVTDEYPRVRMEAVRALSQFPGARSADLALSVLTKPMDPFLEYALWLTINDLAKPWLAEVKSGNWKVEGREAQLEYGLKAVEPALATDVLAGLFANKPLPHNGSGPWIELIGQAGGPAELRRMFDQLLKGEFVEPAALRVFQSLGEAARLRNVRPSGDLAGFAPMLKATDNKVRAAALKLAGTWKIGAFVPQLLQAAGDAKAPVDVRNAAFDALRDMGAQGPVVNGLKELTAASQPAEIRRQAVVVFAGLSFNNAQPAIIEALKATTNDAEAQSLWRSLLGIRDAGNKLAAALGNVDLPKNTALVGLRVAREGAQNQALVPVLLQKAGLTLSDKELTTAELQAIAAEALQKGDAARGERIYRRAELACAACHAIGGAGGKVGPDMTSIGASAPADYLVESLLYPNRKIKEGYHSILITTKDEQEFSGILVRETDREVIVRNAANQEVSVAKNNIAQRRNGASLMPSGLVDGLLPEERLDLIKFLSMLGKPGEYDASKGSSPRLWRIYTVTSPNQHIGVEPVVKGDFTLADWVPVFARVSGALPKEDIDAAMTWKRNTRGVFAATQFSSAKGGAATFTLNGGPITDGWLNGKQIKIGKELRLTLQPGVNTLVLQVSESELPNVIQLNSTDVSFVAN from the coding sequence ATGAAACTGACGAAAACATTCGCCGCATTGCTGGCTGTGGGAGCGGCCTTGCTTATCGGCGCCAGCGCCGTAAGCGCGCAATCCTTTGAATTGAAAGATGGAGACCGTGTGGTCTTCCTCGGTGACACGTTCATCGAGCGGGAACAGCACTATGGCTGGATCGAGCTGATGCTCACCACCCGTTTCCCGGATCGTAATGTGACCTTCCGCAACATCGGCTGGTCCGCCGATACGCCGGTGGGTGATTCCCGTTTCGGCCTGAGTTTGCTGCAAGCCGGTCTGGAACCCGCCGATGAAGGCTGGCGCCTGCTGCAAAAGCAGATCGAGGAGACGAAGCCTACAGTGGTGTTCCTGGGTTACGGCATGGCCAATTCCTTCGATGGCGAGGCGGGCTTGGCGAAGTTCAAGACGGATTACAACCAATTGCTCGACACGATTCAAAAGCTTTCGCCCGGTGCGAGGTTTGTTTTCCTGGGCCCGATCAGCCATGAGCAATTGTCCGCTCCGTGGCCAAATGCAGCAGCGCACAATGCTCAGATCAAGGCTTACTCGGCTGCCATCGCGGAAATCGCAAAAACGAAGCAGGCACCGTTCGTCGCGCTGGATTCGCTCAAGGCAGCCAAGGCTTCCGAGCGTCTGACGGAGGACGGCATCATCCTTACTAAGGACGGCTATCTGAGCGCGGCTCAGGCGATCGAGAAATCGTTGCTCGGCAGCAATGGTACGTGGACTTCCAACAAAGCCGCTGAGCCCCTGCGCCAAGTCATCCTGCGCAAGAACGAGTGGTATTTCCACCGCTCACGCCCGGCAAACATGGCTTACATCTTCGGTTTCCGTAAGAAGGAACAGGGCCGCAATGCCGTGGAGATTCCGCAGTTCGATCCCTTGATCGAAACGGAAGAAAAGAAGATCGCCGCGCTGCGCAAGCTGACGATCCCGAATCCGCCAGCCGACCTCCAGGCGGCCAAGCCGCGTGAAGGTGCGGCGGCTGCGAAGTTCACGCCGCAACCGCATCCGCAATTCACCCTCGCGGACAATGTCGAGGTGACGCTTTGGGCGGAGAATCCGCAGATGCACAAGCCCATCCAGATGAATTTCGATTCGCAAGGCCGCCTCTGGGTCGTTAGCTCGGAAGTGTATCCGCAGATCGAACCCGGTCAGGCCGCGACGGACAAGGTCATCGTGTTGGAAGATACGAACAAGGACGGCAAGGCCGACAAATCCACGGTGTTCGCTGATGGTCTGCTCATCCCGACTGGCCTCGAGCCCGGTGATGGCGGCGTCTATGTCGCGCAAAGCACGGAACTGTTGCACTTCAAGGATACGGATGGCGATGGCAAATCGGACCAGAAGCGCATCGTGCTCTCCAGCTTCGGCACGGAAGATACGCATCACAATCTGCACACGTTGCACTGGGGTCACGATGGTCGCCTCTACATGAGCCAGTCCATCTACACGCGTTCTGATGTGGAGACGCCGCACGGGGTCGTGCGCCTGAAGAGCGGTGGCGTGTTCCAACTGGATACGCGCAACTTGCACATGGATGTCCTCTTCCGTGGTTGGGTGAATACGTGGGGTCATCAATTCGATGCTTACGGCCAGTCCTTCCTCACGGATGGTGCCGGCGGTCAGGGCATCAACTACGGTGTGCCGGACGCGATGTATTTCACCTACGCCCGCGCCCGCCGCATCCTCGGCAGTGTAAGCCCCGGCAATTATCCGAAGTTCGCCGGTCTGGAAGTGGTGCACAGCGAGCATTTCCCGGCGGATTGGCAGGGTAACATGATCACGTGCGATTTCCGCGCGCATCGCATCGTGCGTTTCAGCATCAGCGATCAAGGTGCCGGTTACGTGACGAAAGAGATGCCGGACGTGATGCGCACGACGGCCGATTCCTTCCGCCCCATCGATGTGAAGATGGGCCCGGATGGCGCGATCTACATCGCCGACTGGTCGAACCCGATCATCCAGCACGGTGAAGTGGATTTCCGCGATCCTCGCCGCGACCGCTCCCATGGCCGCATCTGGCGCGTGAGCTACAAGGGCAGCAAGCCGCTCAAGCTCCCGAACCTCGCGAAGGCGAGCAACACGGAGCTGTTCGAACAAACGCTCTCACCGAACAATTTCAACCAAGAACAAGCCCGTCGCGTGCTCGCCGAACGTGGCGCCGACAAGGTCACGAAAGATCTGACCGCGTGGACGAAGAAGCAAAAGGACGAGAAGGCTTTGCTGCAAGCGCTCTGGCTGCATCAGACGTTCAATCTCACCAATCGCGACCTGCTGGAGAAGATGCTCGCAGCGAAGGATGGCCGCATCCGCGCGGCCGCCACACGCGTTTTGGTCGAGTGGGTGGAGTTGAAGCAATCCGGTGGTGATACGGCGAAAGACCTCGCGTTGATCGAGAAGCTGGTGACGGATGAATATCCGCGCGTGCGTATGGAAGCAGTCCGCGCGCTCAGCCAGTTCCCCGGCGCGCGTTCCGCCGATCTCGCGCTCAGCGTGTTGACGAAGCCGATGGACCCGTTCCTCGAGTACGCGCTCTGGCTCACGATCAATGATCTCGCGAAGCCTTGGCTCGCGGAAGTGAAGTCTGGCAACTGGAAGGTGGAAGGTCGCGAAGCGCAGCTCGAATACGGTCTCAAAGCTGTCGAGCCCGCACTCGCCACCGACGTGCTGGCCGGTCTGTTCGCGAACAAGCCGCTCCCGCACAATGGCAGCGGTCCATGGATTGAGCTCATCGGCCAGGCCGGTGGTCCGGCGGAACTGCGCCGCATGTTCGACCAGTTGTTGAAGGGTGAATTCGTGGAACCCGCTGCGTTGCGCGTGTTCCAATCGCTCGGTGAAGCCGCCCGTCTGCGCAATGTGCGCCCGAGTGGTGACCTCGCGGGTTTCGCGCCGATGCTGAAAGCCACGGATAACAAAGTACGTGCCGCCGCGCTCAAGCTCGCAGGCACCTGGAAGATCGGTGCCTTCGTGCCGCAGTTGCTGCAAGCCGCTGGTGATGCGAAAGCTCCGGTGGACGTGCGCAATGCCGCCTTTGATGCACTGCGCGACATGGGCGCGCAAGGGCCAGTGGTGAACGGTTTGAAAGAACTCACTGCGGCTTCGCAACCGGCGGAGATCCGCCGTCAGGCCGTCGTGGTGTTCGCCGGATTGAGCTTTAATAATGCACAGCCAGCCATCATCGAAGCGCTCAAGGCGACGACGAATGATGCGGAGGCGCAATCGCTCTGGCGTTCATTGCTGGGTATCCGCGATGCGGGCAACAAGCTCGCGGCGGCGTTGGGCAATGTGGACTTGCCGAAGAACACCGCGCTCGTCGGTCTGCGCGTGGCGCGTGAAGGCGCTCAAAATCAGGCCCTCGTTCCGGTGCTCTTGCAGAAGGCCGGGTTGACGCTCTCCGACAAGGAACTGACCACGGCAGAGTTGCAAGCCATCGCTGCCGAAGCCTTGCAAAAGGGTGATGCCGCACGCGGTGAGCGCATCTATCGCCGAGCGGAACTGGCCTGCGCGGCCTGCCACGCCATCGGTGGTGCGGGTGGCAAGGTCGGTCCAGACATGACGAGCATCGGTGCGAGTGCGCCGGCGGATTATCTCGTCGAGTCCCTGCTTTACCCGAATCGCAAGATCAAGGAAGGCTACCACTCCATCCTCATCACCACGAAGGATGAACAGGAGTTTAGCGGCATTCTCGTGCGCGAGACAGATCGCGAAGTCATCGTGCGCAACGCGGCGAACCAGGAAGTCTCCGTGGCCAAGAACAACATCGCGCAACGCCGCAATGGTGCCTCCCTCATGCCGAGCGGCTTGGTGGATGGCCTGTTGCCTGAGGAGCGGTTGGACTTGATCAAGTTCCTCTCCATGCTGGGCAAGCCGGGCGAATACGATGCTTCCAAGGGCAGCTCCCCGCGTCTCTGGCGCATCTACACGGTCACCAGCCCGAACCAGCATATTGGCGTGGAGCCGGTGGTGAAGGGTGACTTCACGCTCGCGGATTGGGTGCCGGTCTTTGCCCGCGTGAGCGGTGCTTTGCCGAAGGAAGACATCGATGCGGCGATGACGTGGAAGCGCAACACGCGCGGTGTGTTCGCGGCCACGCAATTCTCCTCCGCCAAGGGCGGTGCCGCGACGTTCACTCTGAACGGCGGTCCGATCACCGATGGCTGGCTGAACGGCAAGCAAATCAAAATCGGCAAGGAACTGCGCCTCACGCTGCAACCGGGCGTGAATACGCTCGTGCTGCAAGTGAGCGAGAGCGAGCTGCCGAATGTGATCCAGCTCAATTCGACGGATGTTTCGTTCGTGGCGAATTGA
- a CDS encoding dienelactone hydrolase family protein, which translates to MKINTLLVAFSSLLAVSWSASAAIQAKAVEYKEGSTTLEGWHVYDDAVKGKRPGVLVVHQWKGLGDYEKKRAEMLAQLGYNVFCVDIYGKGIRPSDPKDAGAMAGKYKSDRALLRKRVDAGLSVLNKSEFTDANKVAAIGYCFGGTTVLELARNGATVNGVVSFHGGLSTPTPDDARKIRGKVLALHGADDPHVPPAEVAGFEKEMRDAKIDWQLVSYGNAVHSFTHWDAGSDNSKGAAYNEKADKRSWEAMKAFFAEIFGK; encoded by the coding sequence ATGAAGATCAACACACTTCTCGTAGCATTTTCGTCTCTCTTGGCCGTTAGCTGGAGCGCATCCGCCGCCATTCAGGCGAAGGCCGTGGAATATAAGGAAGGCAGCACCACCCTCGAAGGCTGGCACGTTTATGACGATGCCGTGAAGGGCAAGCGCCCCGGTGTGCTGGTGGTGCATCAGTGGAAGGGCCTGGGCGATTATGAGAAGAAACGCGCGGAGATGCTGGCGCAGCTCGGCTACAATGTTTTCTGCGTGGATATCTATGGCAAGGGCATCCGCCCGAGCGATCCGAAAGATGCGGGTGCCATGGCGGGCAAATACAAGAGTGATCGCGCACTGCTGCGCAAGCGCGTGGATGCCGGCCTCTCCGTGCTGAACAAGAGCGAGTTCACCGATGCGAACAAGGTAGCAGCGATCGGCTATTGCTTCGGCGGTACGACGGTGCTGGAGCTTGCTCGTAACGGCGCCACGGTGAATGGTGTGGTGAGCTTCCACGGCGGCCTGAGCACGCCCACGCCGGATGATGCGCGCAAGATCCGCGGCAAAGTCCTCGCCCTCCATGGCGCCGATGACCCGCATGTTCCTCCCGCCGAGGTCGCCGGTTTCGAGAAAGAGATGCGCGATGCGAAGATTGACTGGCAACTCGTCTCTTACGGCAACGCCGTACACAGCTTCACGCACTGGGATGCGGGCAGTGACAACTCCAAGGGAGCGGCTTACAACGAGAAGGCTGACAAGCGTTCCTGGGAGGCGATGAAGGCGTTCTTTGCGGAGATTTTTGGGAAGTAA
- the can gene encoding carbonate dehydratase, translated as MRRLDELLASNRNWAEGVRDKDPDFFTRLATQQSPQYLWIGCSDSRVPANQIVGLLPGEVFVHRNVANLVITTDLNCVSVMQYAIDVLKVKHIIVCGHHGCGGVWAAMTNMRFGLIDNWLRHLQDVRDRHQALLDTVADPQARAERLCELNAIEQACHVCRTTIVQDAWARGQELTVHGWIYSLKDGLVRDLEMSISSLDELEPGYKAAVEHVRREAQAGTKPNA; from the coding sequence ATGCGCCGACTAGACGAATTACTCGCCAGTAACCGCAACTGGGCGGAAGGGGTACGGGACAAAGACCCAGATTTCTTCACCCGTCTCGCGACCCAGCAATCCCCACAATATCTTTGGATCGGTTGCTCGGACAGCCGCGTGCCGGCCAATCAGATCGTGGGCCTGCTGCCGGGCGAGGTATTCGTCCATCGCAACGTCGCCAACCTCGTCATCACCACGGACCTTAACTGCGTTTCAGTGATGCAATACGCCATCGATGTGCTGAAGGTTAAGCACATCATCGTGTGCGGTCATCACGGCTGTGGCGGTGTTTGGGCGGCCATGACCAACATGCGTTTCGGCCTCATCGATAACTGGCTGCGTCATTTGCAAGACGTGCGGGATCGTCATCAGGCATTGCTCGATACGGTGGCCGATCCGCAAGCTCGCGCGGAACGTCTGTGTGAGTTGAACGCCATCGAGCAAGCCTGCCATGTCTGTCGCACGACCATCGTTCAAGACGCTTGGGCGCGCGGACAGGAACTGACCGTACACGGCTGGATCTACAGTTTGAAGGACGGCTTGGTGCGCGATCTGGAGATGAGCATCAGCAGTCTGGATGAGTTGGAGCCGGGCTACAAGGCGGCGGTGGAACATGTGCGGCGCGAAG
- a CDS encoding alpha-E domain-containing protein encodes MLSRVADGLYWMGRYVERAENVARLVDINLQLMLDAPAQQAALMSKNWLPIVACFGDEAEFRKKHANAEVQDVIDFIVFDRSHTNSVVGSLCEARENARTIREQITTEMWEELNRTYLWLTSKSARQAFERNQYDFFQRIIQTMQLFGGITNTTMLHGEAWDFIQMGKHLERADKTTRILDAEFHLMKQCGKNTGDSLLQWLSVLRMCSARQTYQRIYGAGVQPVKVAELLLLNADLPRSVLFCMRHADDSLRRISGVAPGRFSNRAEQLSGRFLSELTFSRIDEIYSKGLHKAMDDLQIRFNQISAEFYSTYIYHPEPEIIISPEPVQQQQVQVQ; translated from the coding sequence ATGTTAAGCCGAGTTGCCGATGGTCTTTACTGGATGGGTCGCTACGTGGAACGCGCCGAAAACGTCGCGCGCCTCGTGGACATCAACCTGCAACTGATGCTGGATGCGCCCGCGCAACAGGCCGCGCTGATGTCGAAGAACTGGCTGCCCATCGTCGCGTGCTTTGGTGATGAAGCGGAGTTCCGCAAGAAACACGCGAATGCCGAAGTGCAGGATGTGATCGATTTCATCGTGTTCGATCGCAGCCACACGAACTCCGTCGTGGGCAGTCTCTGCGAAGCACGCGAGAACGCGCGCACCATCCGCGAACAGATCACCACGGAGATGTGGGAGGAACTGAACCGCACGTATCTCTGGCTCACGAGCAAGAGCGCACGCCAGGCCTTCGAGCGCAATCAGTACGATTTCTTCCAACGCATCATCCAGACGATGCAACTCTTCGGCGGCATCACGAACACGACGATGCTGCACGGTGAAGCGTGGGATTTCATTCAGATGGGCAAGCACCTGGAACGCGCGGACAAGACCACGCGTATACTCGACGCCGAATTCCATCTGATGAAACAATGCGGCAAGAATACCGGTGACAGCCTGTTGCAATGGCTCTCGGTTTTGCGTATGTGCAGCGCTCGACAAACGTATCAGCGCATCTATGGCGCAGGCGTGCAACCGGTGAAGGTCGCCGAACTGCTCCTGTTGAATGCGGATCTGCCGCGCTCGGTGCTTTTCTGCATGCGACATGCGGATGATTCGCTGCGCCGTATCTCGGGCGTGGCCCCGGGACGTTTCTCGAATCGCGCGGAGCAATTGAGCGGACGTTTCCTTTCCGAGCTCACCTTCAGCCGCATCGACGAGATATACAGCAAGGGCCTGCACAAGGCGATGGATGATCTGCAGATCCGCTTCAACCAGATCAGCGCGGAGTTTTACTCCACCTACATCTATCATCCGGAGCCGGAGATCATCATCTCGCCTGAGCCGGTGCAGCAGCAACAAGTGCAGGTGCAATAG
- a CDS encoding ferredoxin family protein, with product MALADQSTLRIVLYEGNGATTLAAEERYSVLSTLLGQGYAVTRAGSERAVSPADKSSVLVLGRFGAEKPETTTDSSGQVAVRFENLEDTAPEQVIAKVDGIRTSTGAVKQGDWKPWFPVIDYDRCTNCMQCLSFCLFGVYGVDNGQRIQVQNNDNCKTNCPACSRVCPEAAIMFPKYKAGPINGDIVSDKDLNREKMKIDISALLGGDVYHMLRERSEKAQSRFSKERDADKALSERQKCLVKLAQSGDIPAEVLMSLPSPEEIARRAEEAKAKANAALAAQEPKA from the coding sequence ATGGCCTTAGCTGATCAATCCACTCTGCGCATCGTCCTCTATGAGGGAAATGGTGCGACCACGCTGGCAGCGGAAGAACGCTACTCCGTCCTGAGCACGTTGCTGGGACAGGGCTATGCTGTCACCCGTGCAGGCAGTGAACGCGCTGTGTCGCCAGCGGATAAAAGCTCCGTTTTGGTCCTCGGCCGCTTTGGTGCTGAAAAGCCGGAGACGACGACCGATTCCAGCGGCCAAGTTGCCGTGCGCTTTGAGAACCTTGAGGATACCGCGCCGGAACAAGTCATCGCGAAGGTCGATGGTATCCGCACCTCAACTGGCGCGGTGAAGCAAGGGGATTGGAAGCCGTGGTTCCCGGTCATTGATTACGACCGCTGCACGAATTGCATGCAGTGCCTGAGCTTCTGCCTCTTCGGTGTGTATGGCGTGGATAACGGCCAGCGCATCCAGGTGCAGAACAATGATAACTGCAAGACGAACTGCCCCGCCTGCTCGCGCGTCTGTCCAGAAGCTGCCATCATGTTCCCGAAGTACAAGGCGGGTCCGATCAATGGCGATATCGTCAGTGATAAAGACCTGAACCGCGAGAAGATGAAGATCGATATCTCTGCCCTGCTCGGCGGCGATGTCTATCACATGCTCCGAGAACGCAGTGAGAAGGCTCAATCCCGCTTCAGCAAGGAACGCGATGCCGACAAGGCCTTGAGCGAACGCCAAAAGTGCCTCGTGAAGCTGGCTCAATCCGGTGACATTCCCGCCGAAGTCCTCATGTCCCTGCCATCACCTGAAGAGATCGCCCGCCGGGCGGAGGAAGCTAAGGCCAAGGCGAATGCGGCATTGGCGGCGCAGGAGCCGAAAGCTTAG
- a CDS encoding AbrB/MazE/SpoVT family DNA-binding domain-containing protein: MSATAVREKRETTIPADVAEAAGIHPGDQVDWRFEGGEIRVRKIVMEQPETLGMTDIDPVTLLPKAGTITRESIVAAIRADRNGKS; the protein is encoded by the coding sequence ATGAGTGCAACCGCTGTGCGGGAAAAAAGGGAGACGACGATTCCGGCTGATGTCGCCGAAGCGGCTGGCATCCATCCTGGTGACCAAGTGGACTGGCGCTTTGAAGGCGGAGAGATTCGCGTCCGTAAAATCGTGATGGAACAGCCCGAAACTTTGGGCATGACAGACATTGATCCGGTCACGCTGCTTCCCAAGGCAGGAACCATCACCCGTGAGAGTATAGTGGCCGCTATTCGTGCTGACCGGAATGGTAAATCATGA